In Nicotiana tabacum cultivar K326 chromosome 17, ASM71507v2, whole genome shotgun sequence, one DNA window encodes the following:
- the LOC142171690 gene encoding uncharacterized protein LOC142171690 gives MIVSLSARNKIGFIDGTIIKPSENSPQFRQWDRCNNMVISWLTNSLTPDIAESVQYSDTAQSIWTQLNKRYGTVNGTKVFEIKQELASTSQGSLDIASYFNKLNKLWDELGFMCASRGSSCTCAPKSELQREDDENKLHQFLIGLNETYVGVRSNMLMMQPPPSLDTTYNILLQDERQRQVSSPSYFRTDSASFNAYLTNKFPRTPAPPKQFTQRVKFKYNKSNIVCRYCKKPGNLVDKCYKLYGFPPGFKFTKGKRTVVNVEVHGHQNYAGLKNSVEVSHSPTEGSSDSESLIPGLTKDQYSQLMILLQHTQIS, from the coding sequence ATGATTGTTTCTCTCTCTGCTAGGAATAAGATAGGTTTCATTGATGGAACAATTATTAAACCTTCTGAAAATTCCCCTCAATTTAGGCAATGGGATAGGTGTAACAATATGGTCATTTCTTGGCTGACCAACTCCCTTACACCAGACATAGCTGAGAGTGTTCAGTACTCTGACACTGCCCAAAGCATTTGGACTCAGCTTAACAAAAGGTATGGTACTGTTAATGGAACCAAGGTTTTTGAGATAAAACAAGAGTTAGCATCCACCAGTCAGGGGTCTTTAGACATAGCATCTTACTTCaacaaactaaataaattatGGGATGAATTGGGTTTTATGTGTGCCTCTCGTGGTAGCTCTTGCACATGTGCTCCTAAATCTGAGCTTCAAAGGGAGGATGATGAGAACAAGTTGCATCAGTTCCTCATCGGGCTTAATGAGACTTATGTTGGAGTTAGGAGTAATATGCTCATGATGCAGCCTCCTCCATCTCTAGACACTACCTACAACATCTTACTTCAGGATGAGAGACAAAGACAAGTGTCCTCACCATCCTATTTCCGTACTGATTCTGCTTCTTTCAATGCCTATCTTACTAACAAGTTCCCAAGGACACCTGCCCCTCCCAAACAGTTCACTCAAAGAGTCAAATTTAAATACAACAAGTCAAATATAGTGTGTAGGTATTGTAAGAAGCCTGGAAATTTAGTTGACAAATGTTATAAGCTCTATGGGTTCCCACCAGGCTTCAAGTTTACCAAGGGTAAAAGGACTGTTGTAAATGTTGAGGTGCATGGTCATCAAAATTATGCTGGTCTTAAGAATTCTGTTGAGGTTTCTCACTCTCCAACTGAAGGATCTTCTGATTCAGAGTCTTTGATCCCTGGGTTAACCAAGGATCAATATTCACAACTTATGATATTACTTCAGCATACACAAATTTCATAA